In Haliotis asinina isolate JCU_RB_2024 chromosome 16, JCU_Hal_asi_v2, whole genome shotgun sequence, the following are encoded in one genomic region:
- the LOC137267767 gene encoding uncharacterized protein DDB_G0283357-like translates to MSSGYQGYYDSFQYNQNYDYNQQGYTQGTQYQEQCNNNQYGQSFDQNNQYQTYGQNSDFNSSGQYTPGYNQNNNQFTGQYSAQNANDNQYGQSSTTGGSYGQYVSNGTESSSSAYSPSFTQNSFPADNTARYSQTAASYSSYSPANKDFNQNSVSGYGQSSTTNPGFSQGQKSAGYNGNTAYGQTNSYQNSGSYQASVASNSVSGSAYSQNSGISNNYGQNGGQYGNQFGQNQFNQRKQNGPQSSTGGEYSSYKFDTQPPPPPPPSHVQHTQRTGNYGSNNTPSRYPDTSGRGQSYDRTMRGRSGMDQYSTRGQGPTRGGRGGSGFSASFSQGQGQSDPPRVFGGRGNRGGRFVNQVCVSSPGGYSHSQTREKNIQQNSEEVMTKYSDLKPKSILPAGKENVPKFVKEEQQPVVSGDDIVPAEVAGKTVTDLLGTTASTYVIPTSAVTGVGDQILNPEVEAKLRDLMQPLYCRLCSVNLNATSQAQQHYEGKNHAKKLRMFLASSSTSATTSDTSAGGTATGTSDSPAKGKDKEKEKSESTPLDEEVYCKICDVSFTSVKQSTQHYQGKNHAKKVRLASATTISMPSDTVVKGEGTQFECVMCSVHVTSQDQLNMHLNGAKHKHKLRLQQRTGGASRGRWSAGDWSGGGRGRGMEFSNTGDRGGGGFKRPFGRGGNWHGSEDSARSFQPSGPKRPRQDFSNYRTPSGKFYCSCCNVTLNVESQFAQHVASKRHKTNHAMQRNSSDNADAY, encoded by the exons GTTACTATGACAGCTTCCAGTACAACCAAAACTATGACTACAACCAGCAGGGCTACACACAGGGCACCCAGTACCAAGAGCAGTGTAACAACAACCAGTATGGACAATCATTTGACCAAAATAATCAGTACCAAACTTATGGACAGAACAGTGATTTTAACTCAAGTGGACAGTACACGCCAGGATATAATCAAAATAACAACCAGTTCACTGGTCAATATAGTGCTCAAAATGCTAATGATAACCAATATGGACAGAGCTCAACTACAGGTGGTAGCTATGGACAGTATGTGAGTAACGGGACTGAGTCTTCAAGTTCTGCATATAGTCCCAGTTTTACACAGAACAGCTTCCCTGCAGATAACACAGCCAGATATTCACAGACTGCTGCGAGTTACAGCTCATATTCCCCAGCCAACAAGGACTTTAACCAGAATAGTGTTAGTGGCTATGGACAGAGTAGTACAACAAATCCTGGATTCAGTCAGGGACAGAAGTCTGCTGGATACAATGGCAACACTGCATATGGACAGACAAATAGCTATCAAAATTCAGGCAGTTATCAGGCATCTGTTGCTTCTAATTCTGTTTCTGGCTCTGCATATAGTCAGAATTCTGGCATAAGTAATAATTATGGACAGAACGGGGGTCAATATGGGAACCAGTTTGGACAGAACCAGTTCAACCAAAGGAAACAAAATGGCCCACAGAGTAGCACAGGGGGAGAATACTCTAGTTACAAGTTTGACACCCAGCCCCCTCCTCCACCACCTCCATCCCATGTGCAACATACACAAAGAACAGGGAATTATGGGAGCAATAACACACCTTCCCGTTACCCTGACACTTCAGGTAGGGGTCAGTCATATGACAGAACTATGCGAGGGAGGTCTGGTATGGACCAGTATTCAACTCGTGGTCAGGGTCCAACTCGGGGAGGAAGAGGGGGATCAGGATTCAGTGCCTCGTTTtcgcaaggtcaaggtcagtctGACCCGCCCAGAGTATTTGGTGGTCGTGGGAATAGAGGAGGAAGGTTTGTGAACCAGGTTTGTGTGAGCAGCCCTGGAGGATATTCCCATTCTCAGACTCGCGAAAAGAATATTCAACAGAACTCGGAAGAAGTTATGACGAAGTATTCTGATTTGAAGCCCAAATCAATCCTGCCAGCAGGAAAGGAAAATGTTCCCAAGTTTGTGAAAGAAGAACAGCAACCTGTTGTGTCAGGTGATGATATAGTGCCTGCTGAGGTTGCTGGGAAGACAGTGACAGACCTACTAGGTACTACTGCATCAACGTATGTGATTCCAACATCGGCAGTGACAGGCGTCGGGGATCAGATTCTCAATCCTGAGGTGGAGGCCAAATTACGGGATCTCATGCAGCCCCTGTATTGCAG ACTGTGCAGCGTCAACCTGAATGCCACATCTCAGGCCCAGCAGCATTACGAGGGAAAGAACCATGCCAAGAAACTGCGAATGTTCCTCGCATCCTCCTCAACGTCAGCAACAACTTCCGATACATCAGCAGGGGGTACGGCGACTGGAACGTCAGACAGTCCTGCTAAGGGCAAGGATAAGGAAAAAGAG AAGAGTGAAAGTACGCCCCTGGATGAGGAAGTCTACTGCAAGATCTGTGATGTGTCTTTCACCTCAGTGAAGCAATCAACCCAGCATTATCAAGGCAAGAATCATGCCAAGAAAGTGAGACTTGCCTCAGCAACCACTATCTCCATGCCCAGCGACACTGTTGTCAAGGG tgagGGTACACAATTTGAGTGTGTGATGTGCTCTGTCCATGTCACGTCACAGGATCAGCTTAACATGCACCTAAATGGggccaaacacaaacacaagcttCGCCTACAGCAACGGACAGGGGGTGCGTCGAGGGGGCGGTGGTCAGCTGGAGACTGGAGTGGAGGGGGGAGGGGCAGGGGGATGGAATTCTCCAACACTGGGGACAGAGGAGGTGGGG gatTCAAGAGGCCATTTGGCAGGGGAGGCAACTGGCATGGATCTGAAGACAGTGCAAGGAGTTTTCAACCGTCGGGACCAAAGCGTCCCCGTCAAGACTTCTCAAATTACCGTACACCAAGTGGAAAGTTTTACTGTTCGTGTTGTAATGTCACCTTGAATGTGGAGAGTCAGTTTGCACAACATGTTGCCAGCAAACGGcacaaaacaaaccatgcaATGCAACGCAACTCCTCAGACAATGCAGACGCCTACTAA